The Cellulomonas wangleii genome includes a region encoding these proteins:
- the crtI gene encoding phytoene desaturase family protein: MTTQHPVPGAVRDPQGAHAGRAVRVVVIGGGVGGLTTAALLARGGAHVTLLERHEQLGGRTGTWSVDGFRFDTGPSWWFMPEVFEHTFALLGRRVEDHVDLQRLDPAYRLFPEPGAGVDPFDVVADPFVNAATFDAVEPGAGAAIRRYVADAGEAYRTALDHFLYTTFERPDRALSRDVLRRSGTLAGLLTQTLADRIARTVEHPVLRQVLGYHAVFLGSSPYRVPALYSLMSHLDLGEGVYYPRGGMYTLVEALAAAAVEEGVVVRTGADVVAVEVDDAPRSVRHPRRRGVARGVRLADGTVVPADVVVSGADRHHTETALLTPQHADLPAGAWESRGPGISALLVMAGVRGELPELRHHSLFFTRDWPGNFDAILGPGRATPPDGLRVPDVASLYVSRTTASDPTAAPPGHENLFVLVPFPADPAIGTRPGELDAHADRYLDQLGAWAGVPDLRERVVVRRVVGPADLARDLSAWRGTALGMEHTLRQSAMFRPGVASARVPNLLHVGGGTVPGVGLPMVLIGAELVAKRLLGETSSRPLPAPLRPGYLASALPRGLWSDVTAGRA, translated from the coding sequence ATGACCACGCAGCACCCGGTGCCGGGTGCGGTGCGGGACCCGCAGGGCGCTCACGCCGGCCGTGCCGTCCGCGTCGTCGTGATCGGCGGGGGTGTCGGCGGCCTGACGACGGCCGCGCTGCTCGCGCGCGGCGGTGCGCACGTGACCCTCCTCGAGCGGCACGAGCAGCTCGGGGGGCGCACGGGCACGTGGTCGGTCGACGGGTTCCGGTTCGACACCGGTCCGTCGTGGTGGTTCATGCCCGAGGTGTTCGAGCACACGTTCGCGCTGCTGGGGCGTCGTGTCGAGGACCACGTCGACCTGCAGCGGCTCGACCCCGCGTACCGGCTGTTCCCCGAGCCCGGCGCGGGCGTCGACCCGTTCGACGTGGTGGCCGACCCGTTCGTCAACGCCGCGACCTTCGACGCCGTCGAGCCGGGTGCCGGCGCCGCGATCCGCCGGTACGTCGCGGACGCGGGCGAGGCGTACCGCACCGCGCTCGACCACTTCCTGTACACGACCTTCGAGCGGCCCGACCGCGCACTGTCGCGCGACGTCCTGCGTCGCTCCGGGACGCTGGCCGGGCTGCTGACGCAGACCCTCGCGGACCGGATCGCCCGGACGGTCGAGCACCCGGTGCTGCGCCAGGTGCTGGGGTACCACGCCGTGTTCCTCGGGTCCTCGCCGTACCGGGTCCCGGCGCTGTACTCCCTCATGAGCCACCTCGACCTCGGCGAGGGCGTGTACTACCCCCGCGGGGGCATGTACACCCTGGTCGAGGCCCTGGCGGCGGCGGCCGTCGAGGAGGGCGTCGTCGTGCGCACGGGCGCCGACGTCGTCGCCGTCGAGGTCGACGACGCGCCGCGCAGCGTGCGGCACCCCCGCCGCCGGGGCGTCGCCCGCGGGGTGAGGCTGGCGGACGGCACGGTCGTCCCCGCCGACGTCGTGGTCTCCGGCGCCGACCGGCACCACACCGAGACGGCGCTGCTGACCCCGCAGCACGCGGACCTGCCCGCCGGGGCGTGGGAGAGCCGCGGGCCGGGCATCTCCGCTCTCCTGGTCATGGCCGGCGTGCGCGGCGAGCTGCCCGAGCTGCGGCACCACTCGCTGTTCTTCACGCGCGACTGGCCCGGCAACTTCGACGCGATCCTCGGGCCCGGGCGGGCCACGCCGCCCGACGGGCTGCGTGTGCCCGACGTCGCGTCCCTCTACGTCTCGCGGACCACCGCGTCCGACCCGACCGCGGCGCCGCCGGGGCACGAGAACCTGTTCGTCCTGGTGCCGTTCCCCGCCGACCCGGCGATCGGGACGCGGCCCGGCGAGCTCGACGCGCACGCGGACCGGTACCTCGACCAGCTCGGCGCGTGGGCGGGCGTCCCGGACCTGCGCGAGCGCGTCGTGGTGCGGCGCGTCGTCGGGCCGGCGGACCTCGCCCGCGACCTGTCGGCGTGGCGTGGCACCGCCCTGGGCATGGAGCACACGCTGCGGCAGTCGGCCATGTTCCGGCCCGGCGTCGCGTCGGCCCGGGTGCCCAACCTGCTGCACGTCGGCGGGGGCACCGTGCCGGGCGTGGGGCTGCCGATGGTGCTCATCGGCGCGGAGCTCGTGGCCAAGAGGCTGCTGGGGGAGACCTCCTCACGGCCGCTGCCCGCGCCGCTGCGACCCGGGTACCTGGCGTCCGCGCTGCCGCGCGGGCTGTGGTCCGACGTCACGGCGGGGCGTGCATGA
- the galE gene encoding UDP-glucose 4-epimerase GalE gives MTWLVTGGAGYIGAHVVRAFQVAVRTTGDDRLRPVVLDDLSSGHAEFVPADVPFVEASVVDTDAVRTALVEHGVTGVVHLAGFKYAGVSVQRPLHTYEQNVTGTAHLLAAMADAGVGQIVFSSSAAVYGTPDVDVVTEATPTAPESPYGESKLVGEWLLRDQGVATGLRHTSLRYFNVVGSGAPDLYDSSPHNLFPLVLDALAAGRTPRINGTDYPTPDGTCVRDYVHVADLAVSHVAAARALADGRTLDPVYNLGSGDGLSVAQIMTTVAHVTGIDFTPEVGPRRAGDPARIVASGEAAARDLDWAMRHTPEQMVATAWAAHRR, from the coding sequence ATGACGTGGCTGGTGACGGGCGGGGCGGGGTACATCGGGGCGCACGTGGTGCGGGCATTCCAGGTCGCGGTGCGGACCACGGGCGACGATCGGCTGCGGCCGGTCGTGCTCGACGACCTGTCGAGCGGGCACGCGGAGTTCGTCCCCGCGGACGTGCCGTTCGTCGAGGCGTCGGTCGTCGACACCGACGCCGTGCGCACCGCGCTCGTCGAGCACGGTGTCACCGGCGTCGTGCACCTGGCGGGCTTCAAGTACGCGGGCGTCTCGGTGCAGCGGCCGCTGCACACGTACGAGCAGAACGTCACCGGCACGGCCCACCTGCTCGCCGCGATGGCCGACGCGGGAGTCGGGCAGATCGTCTTCTCGTCGTCCGCGGCCGTGTACGGCACACCCGACGTCGACGTGGTCACCGAGGCCACCCCGACCGCACCGGAGTCGCCGTACGGCGAGTCCAAGCTCGTGGGCGAGTGGCTGCTGCGCGACCAGGGCGTGGCCACGGGCCTGCGCCACACGTCGCTGCGGTACTTCAACGTCGTCGGCTCCGGCGCACCCGACCTGTACGACTCCAGCCCGCACAACCTCTTCCCGCTGGTGCTCGACGCCCTGGCAGCGGGCCGGACGCCCCGCATCAACGGCACCGACTACCCGACGCCGGACGGCACGTGCGTGCGCGACTACGTGCACGTGGCGGACCTCGCGGTGTCCCACGTCGCCGCGGCGCGCGCCCTGGCCGACGGCCGCACGCTGGACCCCGTCTACAACCTGGGGTCGGGGGACGGGCTGTCGGTCGCGCAGATCATGACGACCGTCGCCCACGTCACGGGGATCGACTTCACCCCGGAGGTCGGCCCGCGCCGCGCCGGCGACCCCGCCCGGATCGTCGCGTCCGGCGAGGCCGCCGCGCGGGACCTCGACTGGGCGATGCGCCACACCCCCGAGCAGATGGTCGCCACGGCCTGGGCGGCCCACCGCCGCTGA
- a CDS encoding phytoene/squalene synthase family protein, with translation MTARRRYDTTAARASRAVLRTYSTSFGIGTRLLPPRSRADIEAVYALVRLADEVVDTYRGPDADDELDELEAQTARALVTGYSTNVVVHAFARATRRTGIGHDEIDPFFASMRADLSVREHDRASYDTYVYGSAEVVGVMCLKVFLSADRRPGDPVVQPSPQAVAGARALGAAFQKVNFLRDLGADHGDLGRSYLPGVDAGRLTDGDVHAVLDEVRDDLATARAALPLLPPRARCAVEATTALYDRLLRDLAATPPEDLTQRRVRVPGPVKAVVVGRVVAGALVREGTQRVRRVVGA, from the coding sequence ATGACGGCGCGACGCCGGTACGACACCACGGCGGCGCGGGCCAGCCGGGCCGTGCTGCGGACCTACTCCACGTCGTTCGGGATCGGCACGCGACTGCTCCCGCCGCGCTCGCGGGCGGACATCGAGGCCGTCTACGCCCTGGTCAGGCTCGCGGACGAGGTCGTCGACACGTACCGCGGCCCCGATGCGGACGACGAGCTCGACGAGCTCGAGGCCCAGACGGCCCGTGCCCTGGTGACCGGCTACTCGACCAACGTCGTCGTGCACGCCTTCGCGCGCGCCACGCGCCGCACCGGCATCGGGCACGACGAGATCGACCCTTTCTTCGCGTCCATGCGCGCCGACCTGTCCGTGCGCGAGCACGACCGTGCGTCGTACGACACGTACGTGTACGGCTCGGCCGAGGTCGTCGGCGTCATGTGCCTCAAGGTCTTCCTGTCCGCCGACCGCCGCCCCGGCGACCCGGTCGTGCAGCCGTCGCCGCAGGCGGTCGCGGGCGCCCGGGCCCTGGGCGCCGCGTTCCAGAAGGTCAACTTCCTGCGGGACCTGGGCGCCGACCACGGCGACCTCGGGCGGTCGTACCTGCCGGGCGTCGACGCCGGTCGGCTGACCGACGGTGACGTGCACGCCGTGCTCGACGAGGTCCGCGACGACCTGGCGACCGCGCGCGCCGCCCTGCCGCTGCTGCCGCCGCGGGCACGCTGCGCCGTCGAGGCGACCACCGCGCTGTACGACCGTCTGCTGCGGGACCTCGCGGCCACCCCTCCCGAGGACCTCACCCAGCGCCGTGTCCGCGTGCCGGGCCCGGTCAAGGCGGTCGTGGTGGGGCGCGTCGTGGCCGGTGCGCTCGTCCGCGAGGGCACGCAGCGCGTCCGGCGGGTGGTGGGCGCATGA